The following are from one region of the Calditrichota bacterium genome:
- the mgrA gene encoding L-glyceraldehyde 3-phosphate reductase, which yields MTYNPNPSRYANMPYNRCGKSGLKLPAISLGLWHNFGDVDDFETGRKMIHKSFDLGITHFDLANNYGPAPGSAESNFGKILKEDFNSHRDELIISSKAGWDMWPGPYGDFGSRKYLIASLDQSLKRMGLDYVDIFYHHRPDPETPLLETMSALDQIVRSGKALYVGISSYNAEQTKQASKILKKLGTPCLIHQPKYNMFERWVEKDLMKVLDHDGIGCISFSPLAQGLLTNKYLGGIPANSRAAKEHGYLSEADISVKKLAIVNALNKLAVKRGQTLAQMALAWNLRLTGMTSTIIGASKVEQIEDCVAALDNLAFSDEELQKINEILK from the coding sequence ATGACCTACAATCCCAATCCATCCCGTTATGCAAACATGCCTTACAACCGCTGTGGAAAAAGCGGCTTAAAACTGCCGGCCATTTCCCTTGGTTTATGGCATAACTTTGGCGATGTGGATGATTTTGAAACCGGCAGAAAAATGATCCACAAATCATTTGACTTAGGTATTACCCATTTTGACCTGGCAAATAATTACGGTCCGGCGCCGGGAAGTGCGGAGAGCAATTTTGGAAAAATCCTGAAAGAAGATTTTAATAGCCACCGTGATGAACTGATAATTTCCAGCAAAGCCGGCTGGGATATGTGGCCCGGGCCTTATGGCGATTTTGGGTCGCGTAAATACCTGATTGCCAGCCTGGACCAAAGCCTGAAAAGAATGGGGTTGGATTATGTGGATATTTTCTACCATCACCGCCCCGATCCGGAAACGCCATTATTGGAAACCATGTCTGCGCTTGATCAGATTGTACGTTCCGGGAAAGCTCTTTATGTTGGGATTTCTTCCTATAATGCAGAGCAAACAAAACAGGCTTCAAAAATTCTTAAGAAACTTGGAACACCCTGCCTTATTCATCAACCCAAGTACAACATGTTTGAGCGCTGGGTTGAAAAGGATTTAATGAAGGTTTTGGATCATGATGGCATTGGCTGTATTTCTTTTTCTCCGTTGGCCCAAGGCCTGCTAACCAACAAATACCTTGGCGGCATCCCGGCCAACTCACGTGCAGCAAAAGAACATGGTTACCTCAGCGAAGCAGATATCAGCGTAAAAAAACTGGCCATTGTAAATGCCCTGAACAAGTTGGCTGTAAAGCGTGGACAAACTCTGGCCCAAATGGCGCTTGCCTGGAACCTGCGTTTAACCGGCATGACTTCAACTATAATCGGTGCAAGCAAAGTTGAGCAAATTGAGGATTGTGTTGCAGCTTTGGATAATCTGGCTTTTTCGGATGAAGAGCTGCAGAAAATTAATGAAATTTTAAAGTAA